A genome region from Neptunomonas japonica JAMM 1380 includes the following:
- a CDS encoding MBL fold metallo-hydrolase — protein sequence MRKSQYFMLKGAYILVASILSLYVSMARASSLDVELIAPNIYSIIGPLEQRSEQNLANNATFGFIVSDEGVILIDSGGTLEGAKALERVIHTITPKPITHIINTGGQDHRWFGNRYFTDKGAVTITSTMTQADQQQRGSLQANNTARLTGQNWLGTEPQAAQKALSDSTTLEISGITLQIIPVGPAHTGGETLVWLPKQKVLFSGDVVYVERMLGIGSQSHHYEWIKAFEKIAALQPEVIVPGHGHPTTLAIATQDTYNYLTFLRSEVGKLLQEDEDISSASAIDQSQFSYLKVYEEIKNRNAQHVFEEMEWE from the coding sequence ATGAGAAAAAGCCAGTACTTTATGTTGAAAGGCGCGTACATATTAGTGGCCTCTATATTAAGTTTGTATGTATCCATGGCAAGGGCTAGTAGCTTAGACGTTGAGTTAATAGCACCCAACATCTACTCGATTATTGGCCCGCTAGAACAACGCTCCGAACAAAATCTAGCTAATAATGCGACGTTTGGTTTTATCGTTTCAGACGAGGGAGTAATCTTGATTGATAGTGGCGGAACCCTTGAGGGCGCTAAAGCATTAGAGAGAGTAATTCACACAATAACGCCCAAGCCTATCACTCATATCATCAATACCGGTGGACAAGATCACCGCTGGTTTGGTAACCGCTATTTTACAGATAAAGGTGCTGTGACTATCACCTCTACAATGACTCAAGCAGATCAGCAACAGCGTGGATCATTGCAGGCCAACAACACAGCAAGGCTAACGGGCCAAAACTGGCTAGGCACAGAACCTCAAGCCGCTCAAAAAGCGCTCTCGGATAGCACAACATTAGAAATCTCAGGCATCACGCTGCAAATAATCCCAGTAGGGCCTGCCCATACAGGAGGGGAAACCCTCGTTTGGCTGCCCAAGCAAAAAGTACTTTTTAGTGGTGATGTTGTTTATGTGGAGCGCATGCTGGGCATTGGCTCGCAATCTCATCATTATGAATGGATTAAAGCGTTTGAAAAAATTGCAGCATTGCAGCCAGAGGTGATAGTGCCGGGGCATGGCCATCCAACTACGTTAGCCATAGCGACTCAAGATACCTATAACTACCTTACGTTCCTGCGAAGCGAAGTGGGCAAACTGCTGCAAGAAGATGAAGACATTAGTTCAGCCAGCGCCATCGACCAATCCCAATTCAGCTACTTAAAAGTGTATGAAGAGATAAAAAACCGAAACGCACAGCATGTATTCGAAGAGATGGAGTGGGAATAA
- the rnr gene encoding ribonuclease R: MSKDSQKAINAADYEKYSSPIPSREYIMGLLDEPGKTLDRDQLGQLLQLVSSDDKEALRRRLRAMERDGQLTFDRKKGYSLLREDDFIEGLVIGHPDGFGFLAQEGAGNDIFLHDSQMLKVFNGDKVRIVMSGVNQRGRQQGQIVGIIEKNTSHVVGRLIHEEGDYFLQPENSRIRNEIDIAADQLNGAKAGQYVNVEITEYPCNRFNAEGKVVEILGDSMAPGMEIDVAIRSHDIPHKWPKTVLDEAAAMPDEVKDADKLHRSDLRHLPFVTIDGEDARDFDDAVYCEKRKSGGWRLYVAIADVSHYVVPGSALDQEAEERGTSVYFPGHVVPMLPEVLSNGLCSLNPHVDRLVMVCEMAISRAGKISAYKFSEGFINSHARLTYNQVGALLASPEKGLGKQVAKNHHAVVPHIHALHQLYAALRTARTKRGSIDFEKQEVQFKFTKGRKIDQIVPVIRNDAHKMIEEFMLCANVATAQFLEKLNLPALYRVHEGPGEKKLTNLREFLSERGLNLAGGDKPTPAHYDLLLRSINERNDAQIIRMMMLRSLSQAEYSADNQGHFGLAYSAYAHFTSPIRRYPDLLVHRAIRSVIRRSESGSKLHRVLKKFTGMGSDPVHRIKNATPLEEGKSYPYDLDKMKTMADHCSRVSRRADKAGWDVEAWLKCEYMQDHVGDTFSGVISSVTNFGLFIELDDTLIEGLVHVTALNNDYYQFDAAQQRLVGERTRTSFGIGDTITIRVVRVDMDQRKIEFELA; the protein is encoded by the coding sequence ATGAGCAAAGATTCACAAAAGGCTATTAATGCCGCCGATTATGAAAAATACAGTAGTCCCATCCCTAGCCGAGAATACATTATGGGGCTACTCGATGAACCAGGAAAAACCTTGGATCGAGATCAACTCGGCCAACTATTACAGCTTGTCAGCAGTGATGATAAAGAAGCACTAAGACGGCGCCTTCGAGCGATGGAGCGTGACGGACAATTAACTTTTGACCGTAAAAAGGGTTACAGCTTACTACGCGAAGACGACTTTATTGAAGGGTTAGTTATCGGCCATCCCGACGGTTTTGGATTTCTGGCACAGGAAGGTGCGGGTAACGATATTTTCTTGCATGATAGCCAGATGCTTAAAGTGTTTAACGGTGACAAGGTTCGCATCGTTATGAGCGGAGTTAATCAGCGTGGCCGCCAGCAAGGCCAGATTGTTGGCATTATTGAGAAGAATACCTCACATGTCGTTGGTCGTTTGATCCACGAAGAAGGTGATTATTTTCTACAGCCTGAAAACAGCCGCATTCGTAATGAGATCGATATTGCAGCTGATCAGCTAAACGGTGCCAAAGCAGGCCAATACGTCAATGTAGAGATCACTGAATATCCGTGTAATCGCTTTAACGCTGAAGGGAAAGTTGTTGAAATCCTTGGAGATTCAATGGCACCTGGTATGGAAATTGATGTAGCTATTCGTAGCCATGATATTCCTCATAAGTGGCCGAAAACGGTATTAGATGAAGCCGCGGCGATGCCTGATGAGGTTAAAGACGCCGATAAGCTTCATCGGTCTGACCTAAGACACTTACCTTTTGTCACTATTGACGGTGAAGATGCTCGGGATTTTGACGACGCTGTCTACTGTGAAAAAAGAAAATCCGGTGGCTGGCGTTTATATGTCGCTATCGCCGATGTTTCGCATTACGTTGTACCCGGTAGCGCACTGGATCAGGAAGCAGAAGAACGTGGCACTTCGGTCTACTTCCCAGGTCACGTGGTACCAATGCTGCCAGAAGTACTGTCTAATGGTTTGTGTTCGCTCAACCCCCATGTGGATCGACTGGTCATGGTCTGTGAAATGGCGATTAGTCGTGCAGGAAAAATATCCGCCTATAAATTTTCTGAAGGGTTTATCAACTCACATGCCCGCCTGACCTATAACCAAGTTGGCGCTTTATTAGCCTCTCCTGAAAAGGGATTGGGTAAGCAGGTTGCTAAGAATCATCATGCTGTCGTGCCACATATCCATGCCCTGCACCAATTGTATGCGGCGTTAAGAACGGCCCGCACCAAGCGCGGATCGATTGATTTTGAAAAACAAGAAGTGCAGTTCAAATTCACAAAAGGCAGAAAAATTGATCAGATAGTGCCGGTTATCCGTAATGATGCGCATAAGATGATCGAAGAGTTTATGCTCTGTGCTAACGTGGCTACCGCTCAATTTTTAGAAAAGTTAAACTTGCCAGCACTCTATCGTGTGCATGAAGGTCCTGGTGAAAAGAAGCTCACAAATTTGCGTGAATTTCTCAGTGAGAGAGGCCTTAATCTGGCGGGTGGCGATAAGCCGACACCCGCGCATTATGACCTTCTACTACGCAGCATTAACGAGCGTAATGATGCTCAGATTATCCGCATGATGATGCTTCGCTCACTTAGCCAAGCGGAGTATAGCGCCGATAACCAAGGGCACTTTGGCCTTGCTTATTCTGCTTATGCTCACTTTACCTCACCGATTCGCCGCTACCCTGACTTGTTAGTTCACCGTGCAATCCGTTCGGTCATCCGTCGTAGTGAGAGTGGCAGTAAACTACACCGAGTACTTAAAAAGTTTACCGGCATGGGCTCTGATCCGGTACACAGGATTAAAAATGCTACTCCTCTTGAGGAAGGCAAGAGCTACCCGTACGATCTGGATAAAATGAAGACAATGGCGGATCATTGCTCGCGTGTATCCCGCCGAGCCGACAAAGCAGGCTGGGATGTAGAAGCTTGGCTTAAATGCGAATATATGCAGGATCATGTGGGTGATACTTTCAGCGGCGTAATAAGCAGTGTCACTAACTTCGGCTTGTTTATTGAGCTTGACGACACACTGATTGAAGGTTTAGTACATGTCACTGCTCTAAACAATGATTATTACCAATTTGATGCGGCACAACAACGTTTAGTCGGTGAACGAACCCGAACCAGTTTTGGTATCGGTGATACTATTACTATTCGTGTTGTGCGGGTCGATATGGATCAACGCAAAATTGAATTCGAACTGGCCTAG
- a CDS encoding UvrD-helicase domain-containing protein encodes MSYKPHFLGRYFGNRFEEVHLDDSGLVLVSIDQKPTELAWKGVSRLAKHTPGIIFDKVVFESAGKTVSIGWLYKSSASSFTSLFTEKYYSHHCVSAEKALVKISAYLQKKGYLRSSHCKAISDFISKALVTIPLPSDDINLSIATKDTFSKLKCLAEFDASTIGGIRTRYISEQKQCYQRLFDSIESNPLTEKQREACIIDDDNNLVLAGAGTGKTSTMIGRVAYLLESKQAVGQEILMLAFGKKAALEMRDRVTEKLGNTSVSAWTFHVLGQMVISSVEGEKPSISPLASDEKLLNNHVDQWFSDLLEIQSYKEATLKYFEKHLFPEANPFDFKTQGEYFEYIRTNEIRTLKGEAVKSFEECLIANWLFAMGIEYKYELSYLESNTRTPDYKQYQPDFYLTEFGIYIEHFGVDREGNTAPYIDAARYNVGIQWKRQLHSKHTTQLVETYHYEQREGCLLSNLESKLVSLGVLFEPLPADSVLHTLREFGAISKFSLLLSSLLRRYRANCYIPGELERLADHVESTGQLKAAMDLLRPIIERYEALLKSNKEIDFEDMIAKAIGYIEDGSFTSPWSYILVDEFQDISKPRARLIKALRDSKKNTSVFCVGDDWQAIYRFTGSDVSLTTGFESLFGPAQITSLDKTFRFNNSINDVASQFVMRNTSQVKKQITTHSVVQEPAVSLVMKSLSDNDIFKATLEILKKIAGIAKQGACVYLLARYHFRLLEPKQLAQLTRSVPTLDIEQHSFHASKGKEADYVVILGLDNTKNGFPSRKLTDPLLEVLLPAAEPFPDAEERRLFYVAMTRAKHRCYLLTDMNKTSDFVKELLTDNYAIELNEFNSEESQLTAPEHECPSCKTGTLVQRKGPYGAFFGCTNYPLCSHKEKAIS; translated from the coding sequence GTCTTTGAGTCGGCAGGAAAGACTGTCTCAATTGGATGGCTTTATAAAAGTAGCGCATCATCTTTTACGAGCTTATTTACAGAAAAATATTACAGCCATCACTGTGTATCTGCTGAAAAAGCGCTCGTCAAAATATCGGCTTATCTACAAAAAAAAGGTTATCTAAGAAGTAGCCACTGTAAGGCTATTAGTGACTTCATCAGCAAGGCATTAGTAACGATACCCTTGCCTTCTGATGATATAAACCTATCCATTGCTACCAAAGATACATTCTCCAAACTTAAATGTTTGGCCGAGTTCGATGCATCAACGATTGGCGGAATACGCACGCGATATATTTCTGAACAAAAACAATGTTATCAAAGACTTTTTGACTCTATTGAATCTAATCCATTAACAGAAAAGCAGCGCGAAGCCTGTATTATCGATGATGATAATAACCTTGTTTTAGCCGGTGCTGGGACAGGTAAAACCAGCACTATGATCGGCAGAGTGGCCTACTTATTAGAAAGCAAGCAGGCCGTTGGGCAAGAAATATTAATGCTCGCTTTTGGTAAAAAAGCTGCTCTAGAGATGCGTGACCGAGTCACTGAAAAACTGGGAAATACCTCCGTAAGTGCATGGACATTTCATGTATTAGGCCAAATGGTTATCTCTAGTGTGGAAGGTGAAAAACCGTCTATTTCGCCATTGGCGAGTGATGAAAAGCTTCTGAATAACCACGTAGACCAATGGTTTTCAGACTTGCTTGAGATCCAGTCCTACAAAGAAGCCACCTTGAAGTATTTTGAAAAGCACCTTTTTCCAGAAGCTAACCCTTTTGATTTTAAAACGCAGGGAGAGTACTTCGAATATATCCGCACGAATGAAATAAGAACACTAAAAGGCGAAGCCGTTAAGAGCTTTGAAGAGTGCCTTATTGCGAACTGGTTGTTCGCTATGGGAATTGAGTATAAATACGAGCTATCGTACCTTGAAAGCAATACCAGAACGCCTGATTACAAGCAGTACCAGCCTGATTTTTATCTTACCGAGTTCGGTATCTATATTGAGCACTTTGGTGTAGATAGAGAGGGAAACACAGCACCCTATATCGATGCAGCGCGCTATAACGTGGGCATTCAGTGGAAACGACAGCTGCATAGTAAACACACGACACAACTCGTTGAAACATACCACTACGAACAACGTGAAGGTTGCTTGTTATCCAATCTGGAATCAAAATTAGTGAGTCTAGGGGTTTTGTTTGAGCCTTTGCCGGCGGATTCGGTTTTACATACATTGCGTGAATTTGGCGCTATTAGTAAGTTTTCCCTGCTGTTATCGAGTCTTTTAAGGCGTTATCGCGCTAATTGTTATATACCCGGTGAGTTAGAGCGCTTAGCGGATCACGTAGAAAGCACGGGCCAGCTAAAAGCGGCAATGGATTTGCTTAGGCCCATTATTGAGCGTTACGAAGCTTTATTGAAATCGAATAAGGAAATTGATTTTGAGGATATGATCGCAAAGGCCATTGGATATATTGAAGATGGGTCGTTTACCTCGCCATGGTCTTATATTCTGGTTGATGAGTTCCAGGATATTTCCAAACCCCGCGCGCGATTGATCAAGGCATTAAGAGACTCTAAAAAGAATACATCCGTGTTTTGTGTAGGTGATGATTGGCAGGCAATTTATCGTTTCACGGGCAGTGATGTCAGCCTCACCACAGGCTTTGAGTCATTGTTTGGCCCTGCACAAATAACATCGCTCGATAAAACCTTCCGGTTTAACAACAGCATTAATGATGTGGCTTCACAATTTGTGATGCGAAATACATCTCAAGTTAAGAAGCAGATTACAACACATAGCGTTGTGCAAGAGCCTGCTGTTTCACTGGTTATGAAATCGCTCTCAGATAACGACATATTCAAAGCCACGTTAGAAATACTCAAGAAGATTGCAGGCATAGCAAAGCAGGGCGCTTGTGTTTACCTGCTGGCAAGATACCACTTCAGGTTGTTAGAACCCAAACAACTGGCACAGCTAACACGTTCAGTGCCAACGCTTGATATTGAACAGCATTCCTTCCATGCATCCAAGGGTAAAGAAGCTGATTACGTTGTCATCTTGGGGTTAGATAACACTAAGAATGGATTTCCTTCGAGAAAGCTGACCGATCCGCTTTTAGAGGTTTTATTGCCAGCTGCAGAGCCTTTTCCTGATGCTGAAGAAAGGCGATTGTTTTATGTAGCCATGACGCGTGCCAAGCATCGATGCTATCTACTAACAGACATGAACAAAACATCGGATTTTGTAAAAGAGTTGTTAACCGATAATTACGCTATTGAACTTAATGAATTCAATAGTGAAGAGTCCCAACTAACAGCGCCAGAGCATGAATGCCCATCTTGCAAAACAGGAACACTCGTACAAAGGAAAGGGCCGTACGGGGCTTTCTTTGGCTGCACGAACTATCCACTGTGTAGCCATAAAGAAAAGGCGATTAGCTAA